A window of Fretibacterium sp. OH1220_COT-178 contains these coding sequences:
- a CDS encoding valine--tRNA ligase, translating into MKRNRELPKGYSPDTMEERWYESWMQEGLFDAEVDPSRPAFSIVIPPPNVTGSLHMGHAFNNTFQDILCRTKRMQGFNVLWLPGTDHAGIATQNVVEKSLAAQGLSRHDLGREAFVERVWEWKKVYGDRIITQMKRLGNSCDWRRERFTFDEGLSRAVRSVFVRLYKKDLIYRGKYIINWCPRCHTALSDLEVEYEERPGSFYYVRYPFVDGSGEIVVATTRPETIIGDVAIAVHPRSEQYRDLIGKRVRVPLTDREIPIIEDNMVDPEFGTGCVKITPAHDPNDFLVGLRHDLPQLQVIDSEGIMNENAGKYQGMTIEKARKAAAEDLEAQGLLVRSEEISHSVGHCQRCSTTVEPYLSEQWFVRVKPLADRGVQAVKDGRIAWIPEQWERTYFQWMENIRDWCISRQLWWGHRIPAWTCSECGHITVAEEDPTACERCGAPDILQDEDVLDTWFSSALWPFSTMGWPDETPELKYYYPTSLMVTGFDIIFFWVARMIMMGLEFMDEVPFRDVYIHSLIRDEHGQKMSKSKGNVIDPLDMIDKYGADALRMALAALSTQGRDILLSSGRIETYRLFMNKLWNAARFALMNLDDERQAIDPAQLRLQDRWILDRTQEMTERITGLIDAYDIGSAARALYDFLWGDVCDWYLEMAKPALRGDEGETRKKAVQGTLEEVFHTTLLLLHPFIPFVTEELWSAFGYGGTSVMRTAWPKPREEFRFEVAEAMRNVQETVRVLRNLRAEARVAPQQWMNHATIRMDDAELRDTLEGALQQIAGLCRIREIAILPMSAPRPAASLSSVVASAEVSLPVGDVLDVTAEIARLTQEVASIEKTVNASRDRLNKPDFVARAPQEVVEKERNRVAEGTAQIARLKENLESLSR; encoded by the coding sequence ATGAAGAGAAACAGGGAGTTGCCCAAGGGCTATTCGCCCGACACGATGGAGGAGAGGTGGTACGAGTCCTGGATGCAGGAGGGATTGTTCGACGCGGAGGTCGATCCCTCCCGTCCGGCGTTCTCCATCGTCATTCCGCCCCCCAACGTCACGGGCTCCCTCCACATGGGACACGCCTTCAACAATACCTTTCAAGATATCCTCTGCCGGACGAAACGCATGCAGGGGTTCAACGTCCTCTGGCTTCCGGGCACGGACCACGCGGGCATCGCAACCCAGAACGTCGTCGAGAAAAGCCTCGCCGCCCAGGGGCTGAGCCGTCACGACCTGGGGCGCGAGGCCTTCGTGGAGAGGGTCTGGGAGTGGAAAAAGGTCTATGGGGATCGCATCATCACCCAGATGAAGCGATTGGGCAACTCCTGCGACTGGCGGAGGGAACGCTTCACCTTCGACGAAGGTCTGTCCCGTGCGGTCCGCTCCGTGTTCGTGCGGCTCTATAAAAAGGACCTGATCTACAGGGGCAAGTACATCATCAACTGGTGTCCGCGCTGCCATACGGCCCTCTCCGATCTCGAGGTGGAATACGAGGAGAGGCCGGGGAGCTTCTATTATGTGCGCTATCCGTTCGTGGATGGCTCGGGGGAGATCGTCGTGGCCACCACCCGTCCGGAGACGATTATCGGCGACGTGGCCATAGCCGTCCACCCGCGGTCGGAACAGTACCGCGATCTGATCGGCAAGAGGGTGCGTGTGCCGCTGACGGACCGCGAAATTCCCATCATCGAGGACAACATGGTGGATCCCGAGTTCGGAACCGGTTGCGTGAAGATCACCCCGGCACACGACCCCAACGACTTTCTGGTCGGGCTTCGGCACGACCTGCCGCAGCTGCAGGTCATCGATTCCGAGGGGATCATGAACGAGAACGCCGGAAAGTATCAGGGGATGACGATCGAGAAGGCCCGCAAGGCCGCGGCGGAGGACCTGGAGGCTCAGGGCCTGTTGGTGCGCTCCGAGGAGATCTCGCACTCCGTCGGGCATTGCCAACGGTGCAGCACGACCGTGGAGCCGTATCTCTCCGAACAGTGGTTCGTCCGCGTAAAGCCCTTGGCCGACCGAGGCGTTCAGGCCGTAAAGGACGGACGCATCGCCTGGATTCCCGAGCAGTGGGAGAGGACCTATTTTCAATGGATGGAAAACATCCGCGACTGGTGCATCTCGCGCCAGCTCTGGTGGGGACATCGCATCCCGGCATGGACCTGTTCCGAGTGCGGGCACATCACCGTCGCGGAGGAGGACCCGACGGCCTGTGAGCGGTGCGGGGCGCCCGATATTCTTCAGGACGAGGACGTACTGGACACCTGGTTCAGCAGCGCGCTCTGGCCCTTTTCCACGATGGGGTGGCCGGACGAGACCCCGGAGCTGAAATATTATTACCCGACTTCCCTGATGGTCACGGGATTCGACATCATCTTCTTCTGGGTCGCCCGCATGATCATGATGGGACTCGAATTCATGGACGAGGTGCCGTTCCGGGACGTCTACATCCACTCGCTGATTCGGGACGAACACGGACAGAAGATGAGCAAATCCAAGGGGAACGTGATCGACCCGCTGGACATGATCGACAAATACGGCGCCGACGCGCTGCGCATGGCCCTCGCGGCGCTCTCCACCCAGGGGCGCGACATCCTGCTCTCGTCCGGCAGGATCGAGACCTATCGACTCTTTATGAACAAGCTCTGGAACGCGGCGCGATTCGCCCTCATGAACCTCGACGACGAGCGCCAGGCCATCGACCCCGCACAGTTGCGGCTTCAGGACCGCTGGATTCTGGACCGCACTCAGGAGATGACGGAGCGGATCACCGGCCTGATCGACGCCTACGACATCGGATCCGCCGCCCGGGCCCTGTACGACTTCCTCTGGGGTGACGTCTGCGACTGGTATCTGGAGATGGCCAAGCCGGCCCTCAGGGGCGACGAAGGGGAGACCCGCAAAAAGGCGGTTCAGGGCACCCTCGAGGAGGTTTTCCACACGACCCTGCTTCTCCTTCACCCCTTTATTCCCTTCGTGACGGAGGAGCTGTGGTCCGCCTTCGGCTACGGCGGGACCTCCGTCATGCGCACGGCATGGCCCAAGCCCAGGGAGGAGTTCCGATTCGAGGTCGCGGAGGCCATGCGCAACGTCCAGGAGACGGTACGCGTCCTGCGCAACCTGAGGGCCGAGGCGCGGGTTGCCCCCCAACAATGGATGAACCATGCGACCATCCGGATGGACGACGCCGAACTGAGGGATACCCTCGAGGGGGCCCTGCAGCAGATTGCCGGATTGTGCCGCATCCGGGAGATCGCGATCCTTCCGATGTCCGCTCCGCGCCCCGCGGCCTCGCTCTCCTCCGTCGTCGCCTCCGCCGAGGTCAGCCTGCCCGTAGGGGATGTCTTGGACGTAACGGCTGAGATTGCCCGGCTGACTCAGGAGGTCGCCTCGATAGAGAAGACCGTGAATGCGAGCCGGGACCGGTTGAACAAACCCGATTTCGTGGCCAGGGCCCCGCAGGAAGTCGTGGAGAAGGAGCGTAACCGTGTCGCGGAGGGTACGGCACAGATCGCCCGGCTGAAGGAAAATCTGGAGAGCCTCAGCCGCTGA
- a CDS encoding response regulator, with protein sequence MIQIVLADDHKLFRDGLRKILELEPEVKVVGEASNGEEALQLLREHNPDIVLFDINMPKMDGVQLAREINSLKLKVVPIAVSAYDDEDCLATLSAEGVMGFVLKSSGRVELIAAIRAAYRREPYVDPRVAGKLMTSFAKRKSESDLLAELSPREKVVLYWLAQGYSNLEVAEKTVLSEKTVKNHVSHMLKKLELRDRTQAAVMAWKVGFAQMSPETMEQVSGGGNNPEA encoded by the coding sequence GTGATCCAGATTGTTCTGGCGGACGACCACAAGCTCTTTCGTGACGGTCTGCGTAAAATCCTGGAACTGGAACCCGAGGTCAAGGTCGTGGGCGAGGCCTCCAACGGAGAGGAGGCACTTCAGCTGCTCCGCGAACACAATCCCGACATCGTTCTTTTCGATATCAATATGCCCAAGATGGATGGGGTCCAGCTGGCCCGCGAGATCAACAGCCTCAAATTGAAGGTCGTCCCCATCGCCGTGAGCGCTTATGACGACGAGGATTGCCTGGCGACCCTCTCGGCCGAGGGGGTGATGGGGTTCGTCCTGAAGTCCTCCGGCCGTGTGGAGCTGATCGCGGCGATTCGTGCCGCGTATCGAAGGGAGCCTTACGTCGATCCGCGGGTGGCGGGAAAGTTGATGACCAGCTTCGCCAAGCGCAAGAGCGAAAGCGACCTGCTGGCGGAGCTCTCTCCCAGGGAAAAGGTGGTGCTCTACTGGCTGGCCCAGGGCTACAGCAACCTCGAGGTGGCCGAGAAAACCGTGCTTTCCGAGAAGACGGTGAAGAACCACGTCAGTCACATGCTCAAGAAACTGGAGCTTCGAGACCGCACCCAGGCGGCGGTCATGGCCTGGAAGGTCGGCTTTGCCCAGATGAGCCCCGAGACCATGGAACAAGTATCCGGGGGCGGAAACAACCCCGAGGCATGA